In Stenotrophomonas sp. 169, one DNA window encodes the following:
- a CDS encoding toll/interleukin-1 receptor domain-containing protein: MDLVANNPKVFVSHASEDKDSFVLEFATKLRAHGVDAWVDKWEMLPGDKLIHKIFEEGLKAPDAFIIVLSTTSVTKPWVREELDVAAVKRISNGMKLIPVVIDDCQIPGVLTATLYEKFDRPENYNASFDRVLSAIFNLSSKPPLGALPAYAHPSPVRMAGRSASDSLVIHVACEKALEDEDQYVYPVEAFDLNGSPKLPVQELRDCLEILEDDGAIESLKGIDPGIRPFRITESGFELYAREAIPGYSEMRCNVVRGIVNSELTSNIALSEHLGLPVYLTNHILSLLEHEGGIKLTKGLQERQTIYHVGASLRRELSA; the protein is encoded by the coding sequence ATGGATTTAGTTGCTAATAATCCGAAGGTCTTCGTCAGTCATGCAAGCGAGGACAAGGACAGTTTTGTTCTCGAGTTTGCAACAAAGCTTCGCGCGCACGGCGTCGACGCATGGGTTGATAAGTGGGAAATGCTTCCCGGCGACAAGCTCATCCATAAGATTTTTGAGGAGGGCCTTAAAGCGCCAGACGCCTTCATCATCGTTCTTTCCACGACGAGCGTCACAAAGCCGTGGGTTCGAGAAGAGCTCGACGTTGCTGCTGTGAAAAGAATTTCCAATGGGATGAAGTTGATCCCGGTCGTAATCGACGATTGCCAAATTCCTGGCGTATTGACGGCAACGCTGTATGAGAAGTTCGATAGGCCAGAAAACTACAATGCGTCCTTCGATCGCGTTCTTTCAGCCATCTTCAACCTGAGTTCCAAGCCTCCTCTGGGGGCGCTGCCCGCCTATGCGCATCCTTCTCCTGTCCGAATGGCAGGCCGAAGCGCGTCAGACAGCCTGGTGATCCACGTCGCTTGCGAAAAGGCCCTGGAGGATGAAGATCAATATGTCTATCCCGTGGAGGCTTTTGATCTCAACGGCTCTCCCAAGCTTCCAGTTCAAGAGCTCCGTGATTGCCTAGAGATCCTCGAGGATGACGGCGCGATTGAGAGCCTCAAAGGGATTGATCCTGGCATTAGACCGTTTCGGATCACCGAGTCTGGATTTGAGCTTTACGCACGCGAAGCCATTCCAGGGTATTCGGAGATGAGGTGCAATGTTGTGCGAGGCATCGTCAACTCAGAGTTGACCTCAAATATTGCTCTTTCAGAACACTTGGGATTGCCGGTCTACCTAACAAACCACATCCTCTCTTTGCTTGAACACGAAGGCGGGATCAAGCTGACTAAAGGTCTTCAAGAAAGACAAACGATCTACCATGTTGGAGCTTCGCTCCGACGGGAGCTGTCCGCATAA
- a CDS encoding helix-turn-helix transcriptional regulator codes for MPKPSPRSLFAARLKQARELRGIASQRALGVLMGLDKKLASSRVNRYETEVSGIDLDGLGKLADVLGVPMAYLVAEDDATAAFILALKKMTQAERRELYKQLLSSKSAD; via the coding sequence TTGCCCAAGCCCTCCCCCCGCTCTTTATTCGCTGCCCGTCTCAAGCAGGCCAGGGAACTCCGTGGCATTGCCAGTCAGCGAGCCTTGGGGGTCTTGATGGGGCTTGATAAGAAGCTGGCCAGCAGCCGCGTGAACAGATATGAGACGGAAGTCAGTGGTATCGACTTGGATGGACTGGGAAAACTCGCCGACGTTTTAGGCGTTCCGATGGCTTATCTGGTAGCCGAGGACGATGCGACGGCCGCCTTCATCTTGGCGTTGAAGAAGATGACTCAGGCCGAGCGCAGGGAGTTGTACAAGCAGCTTCTCAGCAGCAAATCCGCTGATTGA
- a CDS encoding restriction endonuclease, with translation MARFSVVEYGSPANLLPAIAASMGRGTAEAARHLSDAGARVARQVGLKKSPIEVSGPLVSSSKVAGLLHLGRSCELEIAPKFLGEHAGGAGWREDFFFLAMLSRHGHVLASDRIRADTAADSDLDSLLARAITDMYWEHHHRPIRSYKRTIEHDFFLDGDVDPFDLRVPGPAGYPQEVIRYSRANRHNAIISAAAGVARRHVRTPTASAELSRVRAHLGVQPRLSRGHLLPQAVPGRSRRWQALMDLSVDVVNGFGMGFNEGEARAPGFVMGTWQLWQDLVTIGLRLGFGAGNVLAEQPLELGKRQYPNGKAGKLNVRPDTSVFSDGRRFHVDAKYKGRVDRGRVCAAESDIYEAMAFSMASNGLPVILAYPRLASAPLLPVGTVEVLEQVRISGCGRIVAISIEVRGISGRRALASFVQEMKHGLDKLSELLK, from the coding sequence ATGGCTCGCTTCTCCGTCGTTGAATACGGGTCTCCGGCGAATCTTCTTCCTGCCATTGCTGCGTCAATGGGGAGAGGGACTGCGGAGGCGGCGCGGCACCTCTCTGATGCTGGGGCACGGGTAGCCCGCCAGGTCGGGCTTAAGAAGTCGCCGATTGAAGTGAGCGGCCCGCTCGTGTCTTCTAGTAAAGTCGCAGGCCTCCTTCACTTGGGGCGATCGTGCGAGCTTGAGATTGCGCCCAAGTTCTTGGGCGAGCACGCTGGTGGCGCGGGATGGCGTGAAGATTTTTTCTTTCTCGCTATGCTCTCCAGGCATGGACACGTCCTTGCCTCCGATCGCATCCGAGCGGACACCGCCGCAGACAGCGATCTAGACTCGCTGCTGGCTCGAGCAATCACGGATATGTATTGGGAGCATCACCACCGCCCAATCAGGTCCTACAAAAGGACCATCGAGCACGATTTCTTCCTCGACGGCGACGTCGACCCATTCGATCTGCGCGTCCCCGGGCCAGCTGGATATCCACAAGAGGTCATTCGATACAGCAGAGCCAACCGACACAACGCCATCATTTCCGCTGCTGCAGGAGTCGCCCGTCGGCACGTTCGAACCCCAACAGCAAGCGCAGAGCTATCCAGAGTGAGAGCGCATTTGGGAGTTCAGCCCCGCTTGTCTCGTGGCCACTTGCTTCCGCAAGCAGTTCCCGGTAGGTCGAGGCGTTGGCAGGCGCTGATGGATCTGTCAGTGGATGTGGTAAACGGTTTCGGCATGGGGTTCAACGAAGGAGAGGCGAGGGCTCCAGGGTTTGTCATGGGGACGTGGCAGCTATGGCAGGATCTCGTCACCATTGGTCTTCGTTTAGGGTTCGGCGCAGGCAACGTGCTAGCGGAGCAGCCTCTGGAGCTGGGCAAGAGGCAGTATCCGAATGGCAAGGCAGGTAAGCTCAATGTCAGGCCTGACACATCCGTTTTTTCAGACGGGCGCCGGTTCCATGTGGATGCGAAATATAAAGGCCGCGTTGACCGTGGACGGGTGTGCGCCGCCGAGTCGGACATCTATGAAGCCATGGCTTTTTCCATGGCAAGCAACGGGCTGCCAGTGATACTGGCCTATCCACGGCTCGCTTCAGCGCCATTGCTTCCTGTAGGGACTGTTGAAGTGCTGGAGCAGGTTAGGATATCTGGCTGTGGGCGGATCGTCGCCATCTCCATTGAAGTTCGTGGGATATCCGGCCGTCGCGCCTTAGCCAGCTTTGTTCAAGAAATGAAACACGGCCTGGATAAGTTGTCTGAACTCTTGAAATAG
- a CDS encoding AAA family ATPase, translating into MSDSPSTAAHEVLRLLASSKNVLLSGPPGVGKTRLLSEIAAAFAAGELGSQGMPTLSHGDDVAIQDAEEAKVFRTVFHQNSKYRDFVTGLAPAVGEGKAGQFTIVEGTLFRAAQHARQEGCASLLVIDEINRGPAVQVFGGSMVAIEADKRLSPDGSPHGLTQFFEVMVPPSGLIEEYALPDRLFILAVQNQADSSVEPMDVAFLRRFEPYRLDPDEAVLRSHFQIEGGQQRDLPEQPGAVADLAEASIRAWAAVNKRIAIGRGGDFQIGHGVLMPAWSTALSVAEATMLLAKAWDKLMAHVAEVFYGDIRSMAITLNATESSGEESPLKLVEHTFGTELRYALEGESLWTRDALYRGLRSIAGT; encoded by the coding sequence ATGTCTGATTCACCATCTACCGCGGCTCACGAGGTTCTTCGCCTTCTGGCGTCTTCAAAGAATGTCCTGCTTTCCGGGCCTCCAGGCGTCGGCAAAACGCGTCTTCTATCAGAGATCGCTGCGGCCTTTGCAGCCGGCGAGCTTGGTTCACAGGGCATGCCCACGTTAAGCCACGGCGATGACGTGGCCATCCAAGACGCGGAAGAAGCAAAAGTTTTTCGGACGGTTTTCCACCAAAACTCAAAGTATCGAGACTTCGTTACCGGACTGGCTCCCGCTGTCGGGGAGGGGAAGGCTGGTCAGTTCACCATCGTGGAAGGGACACTTTTCCGCGCCGCGCAGCACGCGCGGCAAGAGGGTTGCGCTTCGCTGCTCGTCATTGATGAAATCAACAGAGGACCGGCAGTCCAAGTCTTTGGCGGCTCCATGGTGGCGATCGAGGCGGACAAGCGCCTAAGTCCCGATGGTAGTCCTCATGGGCTCACGCAGTTCTTTGAGGTGATGGTCCCTCCGTCGGGCTTGATCGAGGAATACGCGCTTCCGGATCGACTCTTCATCCTTGCGGTTCAGAACCAAGCTGATAGCTCGGTGGAGCCCATGGACGTCGCGTTCCTGCGGCGGTTTGAACCATATCGACTCGATCCGGACGAAGCCGTGCTGCGAAGCCACTTTCAGATCGAAGGGGGCCAGCAGCGTGATCTTCCGGAGCAGCCGGGTGCCGTGGCTGACCTTGCGGAGGCGAGCATTCGTGCATGGGCAGCGGTCAACAAGAGAATAGCCATAGGGCGCGGCGGGGACTTTCAGATCGGGCACGGTGTGCTGATGCCAGCTTGGTCTACAGCTCTTTCCGTCGCTGAAGCAACGATGCTACTGGCTAAAGCCTGGGACAAGCTAATGGCCCATGTTGCGGAGGTCTTCTATGGAGACATCCGAAGCATGGCGATTACCCTGAACGCCACTGAGTCCTCTGGCGAAGAGTCGCCCTTGAAGCTCGTTGAGCACACGTTCGGAACCGAGCTTCGATACGCCCTGGAAGGCGAAAGCCTGTGGACGCGGGACGCTCTGTATAGAGGTCTCCGTAGCATTGCGGGGACGTAG